One Phycisphaerae bacterium DNA window includes the following coding sequences:
- a CDS encoding substrate-binding domain-containing protein — MAIATSGGTKYERLAARVEAEIRRGGYRPGQALPSIRSLMSSDGLSMATVVKGLGELERRGLIHRMQGRGYFVSDRHRPHPELAQIALLTPALAGDTNTYVKGLSKVFGGSERFSLATYSTHSDLKQYQELIYRMAKVRPAGAVVTAVPRTLMELDYGPLFDAGIPVVAIGRDHQDLPCDRIDYHGGNSGPKLVPHLLERGAKGFAVFMVMHGSDPTRQELLSGIQNALAAEGIDLPNERVFTFRAPHGWMNPPNPCIDAQEEMRRILGGGRSFDTLICCHDYSAWGALLAILEAGIKVPSELRVASAARGGVSGLALMKVTTIEVYMEQQSETAGRLLLRRIEGYNGPPEVHYVAGDLVIGETT, encoded by the coding sequence ATGGCGATCGCGACGAGTGGTGGAACCAAGTATGAGCGGTTGGCGGCGAGGGTGGAGGCTGAGATTCGCCGTGGAGGGTATCGGCCGGGCCAGGCGTTGCCGTCGATTCGGAGTCTGATGTCGAGCGACGGGCTGAGCATGGCCACGGTGGTCAAGGGGTTGGGCGAACTGGAGAGGCGAGGGCTGATCCATCGGATGCAGGGGCGGGGGTATTTCGTATCGGACCGACACCGGCCGCACCCGGAACTGGCCCAGATCGCCCTGCTGACGCCGGCCCTGGCGGGCGACACCAATACCTACGTCAAGGGCTTAAGCAAAGTGTTCGGCGGCAGCGAACGGTTCTCGTTGGCAACGTATTCGACCCACTCGGACCTCAAGCAGTACCAGGAACTGATCTATCGAATGGCGAAGGTGCGACCAGCCGGCGCGGTGGTGACGGCGGTGCCGCGAACCCTGATGGAACTGGATTACGGTCCGCTGTTCGACGCGGGGATTCCCGTGGTGGCGATCGGCCGCGACCATCAGGATCTGCCGTGCGACCGGATCGACTACCACGGCGGTAACAGCGGTCCGAAGCTGGTGCCGCACCTGCTGGAGCGCGGGGCGAAGGGATTCGCGGTGTTCATGGTCATGCACGGCAGCGATCCGACCCGGCAGGAGTTACTTTCGGGCATTCAGAACGCGCTGGCGGCGGAGGGGATCGACCTGCCGAATGAGAGGGTGTTCACGTTTCGCGCCCCCCACGGCTGGATGAATCCGCCGAACCCGTGCATCGACGCCCAGGAGGAGATGCGCCGCATTCTGGGCGGCGGCCGATCATTCGACACGCTGATCTGCTGTCACGACTACTCGGCATGGGGCGCATTGCTGGCCATTCTGGAGGCGGGGATCAAGGTGCCGAGCGAACTGCGGGTGGCTTCGGCGGCCCGCGGCGGCGTCAGTGGCCTGGCGCTAATGAAAGTGACGACGATCGAAGTGTACATGGAGCAGCAGTCGGAGACGGCTGGGCGGTTGCTGCTTCGGCGGATCGAGGGATACAACGGACCGCCGGAGGTGCACTATGTGGCGGGCGACCTGGTGATCGGGGAAACGACGTGA
- a CDS encoding DUF1559 domain-containing protein — translation MRRQTVLSADPKSAIRNPKSFTLIELLVVVAIIAVLVAILLPALSEARERAKDMTCTSNLRQIGVGMLQYLDEHNDHFPFTCQSPFQGRPDDPYHMPNLQVCLEAWFPRNEDFICGNRPWWPGEAAALNKPWKRNRIWGCPNDHLNVDYFKVYGSSYIYISEFVGWPASQDPRDNPFWCRNYCYHRSGEVGEPSRAIFVNDCKGSPPYPHSGGRYNNGLCVDGHVETGPGLAFNQTMQWRFE, via the coding sequence ATGAGACGCCAAACTGTGCTTTCCGCAGATCCGAAATCCGCAATTCGAAATCCGAAATCCTTCACCTTGATCGAACTTCTGGTGGTGGTGGCGATCATCGCCGTGCTGGTGGCGATCCTGCTGCCGGCGCTGAGCGAGGCGCGGGAACGGGCCAAGGACATGACCTGCACCTCGAATCTGCGGCAGATCGGCGTGGGGATGCTGCAGTACCTCGATGAGCACAACGACCATTTTCCATTCACGTGCCAGTCGCCGTTTCAGGGCCGGCCGGACGACCCGTACCACATGCCGAACCTGCAGGTGTGCCTCGAGGCGTGGTTTCCGCGAAACGAGGACTTCATCTGCGGGAACCGCCCGTGGTGGCCGGGCGAGGCGGCGGCGTTGAACAAGCCGTGGAAACGAAATCGAATCTGGGGCTGTCCGAACGATCATCTGAATGTGGATTATTTCAAGGTCTACGGATCGAGCTACATCTATATCTCGGAATTCGTCGGTTGGCCGGCGAGCCAGGATCCCCGTGACAATCCGTTCTGGTGTCGCAACTACTGCTATCACCGCTCCGGTGAAGTGGGCGAGCCGAGTCGGGCGATCTTTGTGAACGACTGCAAGGGCTCGCCTCCGTACCCGCACTCCGGCGGGCGGTACAACAACGGGCTGTGCGTGGACGGTCACGTGGAGACCGGGCCGGGCCTGGCGTTCAACCAGACGATGCAGTGGAGGTTCGAGTAG
- a CDS encoding prepilin-type N-terminal cleavage/methylation domain-containing protein, producing the protein MIRTKAFTLIELLVVVAIIAVLVAILLPALSHARDQAEMIACLNVQKQMATATVLYMNEYGGYLPMPIKFNSSGVENYWPGLLGECLPSGIPQDPGAVGEKDPR; encoded by the coding sequence ATGATTAGAACCAAGGCCTTTACACTGATTGAGCTCCTGGTGGTGGTGGCGATCATCGCCGTGCTGGTGGCGATCCTGCTGCCGGCGCTGAGTCACGCGCGGGACCAAGCGGAGATGATCGCGTGCCTGAACGTTCAGAAGCAGATGGCAACCGCGACCGTGCTGTATATGAATGAATACGGCGGTTACCTGCCCATGCCGATCAAGTTCAATAGTAGCGGGGTTGAGAACTACTGGCCCGGTCTTCTGGGCGAATGCCTTCCCAGCGGTATTCCACAGGACCCGGGAGCGGTGGGCGAGAAGGACCCGCGATGA
- a CDS encoding family 10 glycosylhydrolase, with the protein MVFNFDTGWGGDPELDGSDIHAWLEKWFERFRGDPQSQLDTISWCWSEGGWAPYPGSTVLPVYEGYRKWIDAGVDPVRISLDESKQRGLENWFSYRINTENDFVGLAGWSVRTPTMETHPQWLRPSMWPQWKVYNFDIPQVRAYKLGIIREAVQRYDFDGFEIDWRAGGGWALPQGWRWDKRRALTEFMRSVRRMTLEEERTRNRPVLLIARVGDCVEGCRLDGFDVEAWAKEGLVDILVVGGRSIDVDIAGFRQATEGTGVRIIPFNDDCHASNGYTQPPIEVFRGQFANWWNQKPDGVCTFNFFAPWAPNGGEHCYRQVWRELGSPETLRLKDKTFVVQRRFGEGGIDIARMGNYLGTNRFAQLPAKLANDGDLDTSVFLTVGDDVAQDAAHIEELTLRLVLSDPSAAQLPAEARIAPEPFIAWDAYPKQDLFPPAKGIEDVLEVTFNGVALARGRVAFGTSRFGCDDIRHPFVAFDVNPDWVALGRNIVGVRLKGADRAGQQEMSIEKVELHIRYRDDHAGISPVPSQKEQRNTS; encoded by the coding sequence ATGGTGTTCAATTTCGACACCGGCTGGGGCGGCGATCCGGAGCTGGACGGATCCGACATTCACGCATGGCTCGAAAAGTGGTTCGAGCGATTCCGAGGCGACCCGCAGAGCCAGCTCGATACGATCTCGTGGTGCTGGTCCGAGGGCGGCTGGGCGCCGTACCCCGGCAGCACGGTCCTGCCCGTCTATGAGGGATATCGCAAGTGGATCGACGCGGGCGTCGACCCGGTGCGGATCTCGCTGGACGAGTCGAAGCAGCGCGGCCTGGAGAACTGGTTCTCGTACCGGATCAACACCGAGAACGACTTTGTGGGTCTGGCCGGCTGGTCAGTGCGGACTCCCACCATGGAGACCCACCCACAGTGGCTGCGGCCCTCCATGTGGCCGCAGTGGAAGGTCTACAACTTCGATATCCCGCAGGTCCGGGCGTACAAGCTGGGGATCATCCGCGAGGCGGTTCAGCGGTACGACTTCGACGGCTTCGAGATCGATTGGCGGGCGGGCGGCGGATGGGCCCTGCCGCAAGGCTGGCGCTGGGACAAGCGGCGGGCCCTGACCGAGTTCATGCGGTCGGTGAGACGGATGACCCTGGAGGAGGAGCGCACGCGGAATCGGCCGGTCCTGCTGATCGCCCGCGTGGGCGATTGCGTCGAAGGCTGCCGCCTTGACGGGTTCGACGTCGAAGCCTGGGCCAAGGAAGGTCTGGTGGACATTCTGGTCGTCGGAGGCCGGTCGATCGACGTCGACATTGCCGGGTTCCGCCAGGCGACCGAGGGCACGGGAGTCCGGATCATCCCGTTCAACGACGACTGCCACGCGTCCAACGGCTATACCCAGCCGCCGATCGAGGTGTTCCGCGGGCAGTTCGCCAACTGGTGGAACCAGAAGCCGGACGGGGTCTGCACGTTCAACTTCTTCGCACCGTGGGCCCCGAACGGCGGCGAGCACTGCTACCGGCAGGTCTGGCGAGAACTGGGCAGTCCCGAGACGCTGCGGCTCAAAGACAAGACTTTCGTGGTGCAGCGGCGGTTCGGCGAGGGCGGGATCGACATCGCCCGGATGGGGAACTACCTGGGCACCAACCGTTTCGCCCAACTGCCGGCGAAGCTGGCAAACGACGGCGATCTCGATACGTCGGTGTTCCTGACCGTCGGCGACGACGTGGCCCAGGATGCCGCCCATATCGAGGAGTTGACGTTGCGGCTGGTGCTTTCCGACCCGTCGGCCGCCCAACTGCCGGCGGAGGCGCGCATCGCTCCGGAACCGTTCATCGCCTGGGATGCGTATCCCAAGCAGGATCTGTTCCCGCCGGCCAAAGGAATCGAGGACGTTCTTGAGGTCACGTTCAACGGCGTGGCCCTGGCCCGCGGGCGGGTGGCGTTCGGCACTTCCCGCTTCGGTTGCGACGACATCCGGCACCCGTTTGTGGCGTTTGACGTGAACCCCGACTGGGTCGCCCTCGGTCGGAACATCGTCGGCGTGCGCCTGAAGGGTGCCGATCGGGCAGGCCAGCAAGAGATGTCGATCGAGAAGGTGGAGTTACACATTCGGTATAGAGACGACCATGCCGGCATTTCGCCGGTTCCGTCACAAAAGGAACAAAGGAATACCTCATGA
- a CDS encoding alpha-galactosidase yields the protein MHTIQSRVVDGLRGQAASLPFSFVYGNRSSAECLAAWPHGVDSNRIDDGRVRHMRTWTDPRSGLRVICEGIEYADWAAVEWIVHFENVGKDDTLVLEGLKSIDLATDAGSEGPVLHHAKGSAGEFGDYQPLATPIQPGQTVNLHSHGWHTCTSGDEPSGSPSVESMPFFNLQTGSEGLIAALGWTGPWTAEFARVSEGGVRIRDGMDGLHLKLRPGEKIRSPRVLVLFWSGDRIDAHNRWRRLLLEYYSPRPGGRPFEGLIAHCVWGNWMNAAGHIADMEWYVQNDLPVDCYWMDAKWCGEADGEWAAHQSDRKPNPDLFPDGIRPVSDAARQHGMKFLLWFVPNSVYPGVDIARDHPEWVGEPFSDKIFGDQVFYGLDHGDPEVNAFMIDYYARIIAEYGIDVFRVDGTHIWPRSSDPDRLGMKQIRYNEGFYAFWDGLLERDPDLLIDNCGCGGRKLDLETIKRSAILWRSDSQASHEFDPASSQGMTYGLSLWLPLHAAAVPLSARFGPYALRSGYAPAMVLTWAGGKPADVRERIDVDVFRRILREYLAVRRCFTGDYYPLTPYSLDADRWLAWQFDRPDLGEGVVQAFRREQCREETLRCRLRGLTAEADYDVTDPDTGTVTRMSGGDLMIEGVQVALKECPAAGIIRYKKAD from the coding sequence ATGCACACGATACAGAGTCGGGTCGTGGATGGGCTGCGCGGCCAAGCGGCGTCGCTCCCGTTTTCGTTCGTTTATGGCAACCGGTCATCCGCTGAGTGTTTGGCCGCGTGGCCTCATGGGGTCGATAGCAATCGCATCGACGACGGGCGTGTTCGCCATATGCGAACGTGGACCGACCCGCGGAGCGGCCTGCGGGTCATCTGCGAGGGCATCGAGTATGCCGATTGGGCGGCCGTGGAGTGGATCGTTCATTTCGAGAACGTTGGAAAAGATGACACCCTCGTTCTGGAAGGCCTGAAATCGATCGATTTGGCGACCGACGCTGGGAGTGAGGGTCCGGTCCTTCACCATGCCAAAGGCAGCGCGGGCGAGTTTGGCGACTATCAGCCGCTTGCCACGCCCATTCAGCCCGGTCAGACGGTCAATCTGCACTCCCATGGCTGGCACACATGCACATCGGGCGACGAGCCAAGCGGAAGCCCCTCCGTCGAATCTATGCCGTTTTTCAATCTCCAGACGGGAAGCGAGGGCCTGATCGCCGCTTTGGGGTGGACGGGGCCCTGGACGGCTGAGTTTGCCCGCGTTTCGGAGGGCGGGGTCCGTATCCGTGACGGGATGGACGGTCTGCATCTGAAGCTCCGGCCCGGCGAGAAGATTCGCTCGCCTCGCGTGCTCGTATTGTTCTGGAGCGGCGATCGCATCGACGCCCACAACCGGTGGCGGCGATTGCTGTTGGAATACTACTCGCCGCGTCCGGGCGGCAGGCCGTTTGAGGGATTGATCGCCCATTGCGTGTGGGGCAACTGGATGAACGCCGCGGGGCATATCGCGGACATGGAGTGGTATGTCCAGAACGATCTGCCGGTCGACTGCTACTGGATGGATGCGAAGTGGTGCGGCGAGGCCGACGGCGAGTGGGCTGCGCACCAGTCCGATCGCAAGCCTAACCCGGACCTGTTTCCCGACGGCATTCGGCCCGTTTCCGACGCCGCCCGGCAGCACGGCATGAAGTTCCTGCTGTGGTTCGTGCCCAACAGCGTGTATCCCGGCGTGGATATCGCCAGGGACCATCCCGAGTGGGTCGGCGAGCCGTTCTCTGACAAGATTTTCGGCGACCAGGTGTTCTACGGCCTCGATCACGGCGATCCGGAGGTCAACGCCTTCATGATCGACTATTACGCCCGGATCATCGCCGAGTACGGCATCGACGTCTTTCGCGTCGACGGTACGCACATCTGGCCACGGAGCAGCGATCCCGACCGTCTGGGGATGAAGCAGATTCGCTACAATGAAGGCTTTTACGCCTTTTGGGACGGGCTGCTGGAGCGCGATCCGGATCTGCTGATCGACAACTGCGGCTGCGGCGGCCGGAAGCTCGATCTGGAGACGATCAAGCGCAGCGCCATCCTCTGGCGTTCGGACAGCCAGGCCAGCCATGAGTTCGACCCGGCGTCGAGCCAGGGGATGACGTATGGCCTGTCGTTGTGGCTTCCGTTGCACGCGGCGGCGGTGCCGCTGTCCGCCCGTTTCGGCCCGTACGCCCTGCGCAGCGGCTATGCTCCGGCCATGGTGCTGACGTGGGCGGGCGGCAAACCGGCGGACGTGCGCGAGCGGATCGACGTCGATGTCTTTCGGCGCATTCTCAGAGAATATCTTGCCGTTCGCCGGTGTTTTACCGGCGATTATTATCCGCTTACGCCGTACAGTCTCGACGCGGATAGATGGCTGGCCTGGCAGTTTGACCGGCCCGATCTGGGCGAGGGCGTCGTGCAGGCGTTTCGCCGGGAGCAATGCCGCGAGGAGACGCTTCGCTGCCGGTTGCGCGGTTTGACGGCTGAGGCGGACTATGACGTGACCGATCCTGATACGGGAACGGTCACGCGCATGTCGGGCGGCGACCTGATGATCGAGGGCGTTCAGGTCGCGCTCAAGGAGTGCCCGGCGGCCGGCATCATCAGGTACAAGAAGGCCGACTGA
- a CDS encoding peroxiredoxin: protein MGKARRIQLIGAVAVLAIGVAVYQGVAQTTQPVGGDGVFIHLSKGLDNSRAVLMALQMAEIMSADRPVLVYADLEGVRVLLRDAPNFQVQPYGRLREKLQTLRRNGAILMVCPTCLRAAGRRESDLGEGVRLADKDVFFSFTSGRILTLDY, encoded by the coding sequence ATGGGCAAGGCGAGAAGAATCCAACTGATCGGCGCGGTCGCCGTGCTGGCGATCGGAGTGGCGGTTTACCAGGGCGTCGCCCAGACGACTCAGCCGGTGGGGGGCGACGGGGTGTTCATCCATTTGAGCAAGGGGCTGGACAACTCCCGCGCCGTGCTGATGGCCCTGCAGATGGCTGAGATCATGAGTGCGGATCGGCCGGTTCTGGTCTATGCGGATCTGGAGGGCGTGAGGGTGTTGCTGAGAGATGCGCCGAATTTCCAGGTCCAGCCTTACGGCCGGCTGCGAGAGAAGCTTCAGACTCTTCGTCGCAACGGGGCGATCCTGATGGTCTGTCCGACCTGCCTCAGGGCCGCGGGCAGGCGCGAGAGCGACCTCGGCGAAGGCGTGAGGCTGGCTGACAAGGACGTTTTTTTCAGCTTCACGAGCGGTCGGATCCTGACCCTCGATTACTGA
- a CDS encoding carbamoyltransferase HypF, whose amino-acid sequence MRSPMAENSECIPTLRLLDRGGSAVEGDPIARAAGMLRSGNVLAVKDPCGFHLICDAVSTTAVRRLRQLLPRPYAPLAVMVANTETAERWCELDGHERSLLDDPIRPIVILRQKPAQTALRDIAPGLDTLGVRLPYAPHHHRLFAQGLAALVYTGAGIAHDREAQNRFRCLVDGFLTHDQPLERSMPETVLQPRNAGRMVLRPGRGLSPQTFDLGQTAPDPILAVGTDNKNTVALVEGGRAVVSEQIGDLADDAAFGRFKQVIAELTGSLKHPPRSIAADLDGDGRAAQYANQQLELEMIQVQHHHAHAVSCMVEHGLNEPLIAVVADGTGLGPDGTLWGGELLLAERAAFQRLGHLQYYRLPGGRTAARQTFRPALALLHQVFGDQTLTHPVAAELCPDRRIRKAILDTIVRQIDSPPTSSLGRLFDAAAAITGLAGVNYHAAHGPMLLEAQANGRTDETYGYELTRRDGLLILQPQKIIRQMAADVESATDLSLIADRFHNAVAAMLAEATAVLANERNCRRVVLSGGCFANRCLSRRLRENLERSGLECYEHREIPCSAEGISLGQAACAAARRMADMHDD is encoded by the coding sequence GTGCGATCCCCAATGGCGGAAAACTCCGAGTGCATACCGACGCTGAGGCTGCTCGACCGCGGCGGCAGCGCGGTCGAAGGCGACCCGATCGCCCGGGCGGCCGGCATGCTCAGATCAGGCAACGTCCTGGCCGTCAAGGACCCGTGCGGATTCCACCTGATCTGCGACGCCGTTTCCACAACCGCGGTGCGGCGCCTGCGACAGTTGCTCCCCCGCCCCTACGCCCCGCTGGCCGTCATGGTCGCCAACACCGAAACCGCCGAGCGATGGTGCGAACTCGACGGCCATGAGCGCAGCCTCCTGGACGACCCGATCCGGCCGATCGTGATCCTCCGACAGAAGCCCGCACAGACTGCTCTGCGCGACATCGCGCCGGGCCTCGATACACTGGGTGTGCGGCTGCCGTACGCACCGCACCATCACCGCCTGTTCGCCCAAGGACTTGCAGCGTTGGTCTACACGGGAGCCGGAATCGCCCACGACCGGGAGGCCCAGAACCGATTCCGCTGCCTCGTGGATGGCTTCCTGACCCACGATCAGCCGCTTGAACGAAGCATGCCCGAAACGGTGCTTCAGCCGCGAAACGCGGGCCGCATGGTCCTGCGCCCCGGCCGCGGACTCTCCCCGCAAACCTTCGACCTTGGCCAAACCGCTCCGGACCCGATCCTGGCGGTGGGAACCGACAACAAGAACACGGTCGCCCTCGTCGAGGGCGGCCGCGCGGTGGTCAGCGAACAGATCGGCGATCTGGCCGACGACGCAGCCTTCGGAAGGTTCAAACAGGTCATCGCCGAGTTAACAGGATCTCTGAAACATCCTCCGCGATCCATCGCCGCCGATCTGGATGGCGACGGCCGCGCCGCCCAATACGCCAACCAGCAACTCGAACTCGAAATGATCCAGGTCCAGCACCACCACGCCCACGCCGTCTCCTGCATGGTCGAACACGGCCTGAACGAACCGCTGATCGCCGTCGTCGCCGACGGAACGGGACTGGGACCGGACGGCACGCTGTGGGGCGGCGAACTCCTCCTGGCCGAACGCGCGGCGTTCCAGCGGCTCGGCCACCTCCAGTACTACCGCCTGCCGGGAGGGCGCACCGCCGCGAGGCAGACCTTCCGACCGGCCCTGGCATTGCTGCACCAGGTCTTCGGCGATCAGACGCTGACCCATCCGGTCGCAGCCGAGCTCTGCCCGGACCGCCGGATCCGCAAAGCCATTCTCGATACGATCGTCCGCCAGATCGACTCCCCGCCGACCAGCAGCCTCGGCCGTCTCTTCGACGCCGCCGCGGCCATTACCGGCCTGGCGGGAGTCAACTACCACGCCGCCCACGGCCCGATGCTCCTCGAGGCCCAGGCCAACGGACGAACGGACGAAACCTACGGCTACGAACTGACTCGGCGCGACGGCCTGCTGATCCTGCAGCCGCAGAAGATCATCCGCCAAATGGCCGCCGATGTCGAATCCGCGACCGACCTGAGCCTGATCGCCGACCGCTTCCACAACGCCGTCGCCGCAATGCTGGCCGAAGCAACAGCGGTGCTGGCCAACGAGCGCAACTGCCGGCGGGTCGTGCTCTCCGGCGGATGCTTCGCCAACCGTTGCCTCAGCCGCCGCCTGCGGGAAAACCTCGAACGTTCCGGCCTAGAATGTTATGAACACCGCGAGATTCCCTGCTCCGCCGAGGGTATCTCGCTGGGCCAGGCCGCTTGTGCCGCGGCCCGTCGCATGGCGGATATGCACGATGATTGA
- the hypD gene encoding hydrogenase formation protein HypD — MPDLIAKEKKVQAALADLAADAAKLNRTVRIMEVGTGHTVAIQRAGIRALLPENVRLISGPGCPICTTPTGYIDGAIALAKRQNVLIATYEDMLRVPGTESSLAHARDDGARVQAVSSAFEAHLLANHNPDQPVIFAAVGFEASAPTTADVLTRARNADLRNLFVLSAHKLIVPAMEHVAADNVNRIDAFLCPGNLSVMTGYRAYEPIVARHRRPCVIAGFDPPQIIEAVARIVAQLADNDARVENVYTAAVGPDGYARAWEMIERVFRVESAEWRGFGTIPNSGLATNDTYKRFDAAQAFGIDLQGTGERPGCRCAYVITGHIDPPECPLFGRACTPEHPVGTCMVSTGGACHAWYKYRG; from the coding sequence ATGCCCGATCTGATCGCCAAGGAAAAGAAGGTCCAAGCCGCCCTCGCCGATCTGGCCGCCGACGCCGCCAAACTCAACCGAACCGTGCGGATCATGGAGGTCGGCACAGGACACACCGTCGCCATCCAGCGGGCCGGCATCCGTGCCTTGCTGCCCGAAAACGTCAGACTCATCTCCGGCCCCGGATGCCCGATCTGCACCACCCCCACCGGATATATCGACGGCGCGATCGCCCTGGCCAAACGGCAGAACGTGCTGATCGCCACGTACGAGGATATGCTGCGGGTGCCCGGAACCGAATCCTCCCTCGCCCACGCCCGCGACGACGGCGCCCGCGTGCAAGCCGTCAGCTCCGCCTTCGAGGCGCATCTCCTGGCCAACCACAACCCCGACCAACCGGTCATCTTCGCCGCCGTCGGGTTCGAAGCCTCCGCGCCGACCACCGCCGACGTCCTGACCCGAGCCCGCAACGCGGACCTGCGGAACCTCTTCGTCCTCTCCGCCCACAAACTCATTGTGCCCGCGATGGAGCACGTCGCAGCCGACAACGTCAACCGTATCGACGCCTTCCTCTGTCCGGGCAACCTCAGCGTCATGACCGGCTATCGGGCCTACGAACCCATCGTCGCCCGCCATCGCCGCCCCTGCGTGATCGCCGGTTTCGACCCGCCTCAGATCATCGAAGCCGTCGCCCGCATCGTCGCCCAACTCGCCGACAACGACGCCCGGGTCGAAAACGTCTACACCGCCGCCGTCGGGCCCGACGGCTACGCCCGGGCCTGGGAAATGATCGAACGGGTCTTCCGCGTCGAATCAGCCGAATGGCGAGGCTTCGGCACGATCCCCAACAGCGGCTTGGCAACCAACGACACCTACAAGCGTTTCGACGCCGCACAGGCCTTCGGCATCGACCTCCAGGGCACGGGCGAACGCCCCGGATGCCGCTGCGCCTACGTCATCACCGGCCACATCGATCCGCCCGAATGCCCCCTCTTCGGCCGCGCCTGCACGCCCGAACACCCCGTCGGCACCTGCATGGTCTCCACCGGCGGAGCCTGCCACGCCTGGTACAAATACCGCGGCTGA
- a CDS encoding flavodoxin family protein, protein MAKKIIVLAGSPRKDGNTNTVVHWFADAARKAGGHVDVIDTSALNYAATGCTECMGCQRSDKFECVIDDQASPVIARIPDYDVLVLATPVFWFGPSAQLKLTLDRTFALMKFDDQKGPYGPGKPTTLCLIATAGGDLEAGLNQVDATFRTAAVFMKCRYESLLVPLAPPNPTELQGRVDVKTSAAELGRRMATEA, encoded by the coding sequence ATGGCCAAAAAGATCATCGTGCTCGCCGGCAGCCCGCGTAAGGATGGAAACACCAACACTGTCGTCCACTGGTTCGCCGACGCGGCCCGCAAAGCCGGCGGACACGTCGACGTGATCGACACCTCAGCCCTCAACTACGCCGCCACCGGATGCACCGAGTGCATGGGCTGCCAGCGGTCCGACAAATTCGAATGCGTCATCGACGACCAGGCCTCCCCCGTCATCGCCCGAATCCCCGACTACGACGTCCTGGTCCTCGCCACCCCCGTCTTCTGGTTCGGACCCAGCGCCCAACTCAAACTGACCCTCGACCGGACCTTCGCCCTCATGAAATTTGACGACCAGAAAGGCCCCTACGGCCCCGGCAAACCCACCACCCTCTGCCTGATCGCCACCGCCGGCGGCGACCTCGAAGCCGGACTCAACCAGGTCGACGCCACCTTCCGCACCGCCGCCGTCTTCATGAAATGCCGTTACGAATCGCTCCTGGTCCCGCTGGCTCCGCCCAACCCCACGGAACTCCAGGGCCGCGTCGACGTGAAAACCTCAGCCGCCGAACTCGGACGACGAATGGCCACCGAAGCTTGA